A genomic window from Colletotrichum destructivum chromosome 7, complete sequence includes:
- a CDS encoding Putative FAD-binding domain, FAD/NAD(P)-binding domain superfamily — protein sequence MSDDNQQRLQVVIVGAGIAGLTAAIALSNHPGIEVQIYDKARELREVGASIALGPNGLRTLEKLGIHNALDDDIAFRNKSGYPMIYRHYKTGEIVSVDEHRGEIEARHKTARFYRPHLQQALLKHIDPTRIHLNKAFKTISNDESTGRLDISFTDGTAVAADILLGADGIHSGVRSFYVPSSRSKWTGWTAFRAVYPISHLSHIPDVPDEAEHWWGIDRTWFMSKLGRDLFCIVASHQSDPDSPDALYKETVWNTDSDVNLLKEHYKDWHRLVREIIEATPADSLKVYPNASAHGLDSWVLGADRVTFAGDAAHAHGGAFAAGGSLAIDDAWAFAASIQHVFPPSATDVPTAAGISRALRLYEQTRKAHTDRVLDTVHSTNTKKVERLAVAETDEGLRARMVNRVEPVWIHEHDVEAVFKQVLADEARTRGSSVQVESRL from the exons ATGAGCGACGACAACCAGCAACGACTCCAAGTCGTCattgtcggcgccggcatcgcaGGACTCACGGCGGCCATTGCGCTGAGCAACCACCCCGGCATCGAGGTCCAGATTTACGACAAGGCGAGAGAACTCCGGGAGGTCGGGGCGTCGATTGCGCTAGGGCCAAACGGATTGCGGACgttggagaagctgggcatTCACAATGcgctcgacgatgacatTGCGTTCCGCAACAAGTCGGGGTACCCCATGATTTACCg CCACTACAAGACTGGCGAGATCGTCTCGGTTGACGAGCACCGCGGCGAAATCGAAGCCCGCCACAAGACGGCACGTTTCTACCGTCCGCATCTGCAGCAGGCTCTGCTCAAGCACATCGACCCCACCAGAATACACCTCAACAAGGCCTTCAAGACTATTAGCAATGACGAGTCGACGGGGAGGCTGGACATCAGCTTCACAGACGGCACGGCGGTCGCGGCAGACAttctcctcggcgcggaCGGTATCCACTCGGGGGTGCGAAGCTTCTACGTGCCGTCATCTCGGTCAAAATGGACGGGGTGGACGGCGTTCCGCGCCGTGTACCCCATTTCGCACCTCTCGCACATCCCCGATGTCCCAGACGAAGCAGAGCACTGGTGGGGGATCGACCGGACCTGGTTCATGTCGAAGCTGGGCAGGGATCTCTTCTGCATCGTCGCGTCGCACCAAAGCGACCCTGACTCGCCGGATGCGTTGTACAAGGAGACGGTCTGGAACACGGACAGCGATGTCAATCTGCTCAAGGAGCACTACAAGGACTGGCACCGGCTGGTGCGGGAGATCATCGAGGCGACCCCGGCGGACTCGTTAAAGGTGTACCCCAACGCATCGGCACACGGACTGGACAGCTGGGTCCTGGGGGCGGACAGGGTGACGTTTGCCGGCGATGCGGCGCACGCACACGGCGGAGCCTtcgcggcgggcggcagcctggccatcgacgacgcgTGGGCGTTTGCGGCGTCGATCCAGCACGTCTtcccgccgtcggcgaccgatgtgccgacggcggccgggatCAGCAGGGCGTTGCGGCTGTACGAGCAGACCAGGAAAGCACACACGGACCGAGTGCTGGATACGGTGCACTCGACGAACACGAAGAAGGTCGAGAGGCTGGCCGTAGCGGAGACGGACGAAGGGCTGCGGGCGCGGATGGTGAACCGGGTCGAGCCGGTCTGGATCCACGAGCATGATGTCGAGGCGGTGTTCAAGCAGGTgctggcggacgaggcgaggacgaggggatCTTCGGTGCAGGTAGAGAGCCGGCTTTGA
- a CDS encoding Putative cytochrome P450, producing MESRLGPLDPSDHNSTYTGAAGLFIRQYWLILGPLFLLLNAIRTRYLSPLRRYPGPFLASTTRLWKVLSTASRKTHLHHIALHRKYGPVVRIAPNEVSIASPEAARTVLSAGKRFYKTAFYAVFPPPENPDIFTEVDEEAHARKKKVANVPYSMAAMQQLGPFIDDTIDLLAAKLAGFATKRVECKARGSVDLGAWLHYFAFDVLGEVAFSRSFGFLAEGKDVEDAIATIDRSQAYNGIVGQVPWVDRLLRRNPLWKLVPTLDTKNAPITRIALSELERRRPFDKESEGKLRNDDGRQDLLASLIKGHLKTPEKFSEGDVFAVAHGAIFAGSDSTASTMQSLFWHVLSSPQVHAKLVQEISGAVMSGALPPAGNISWKEAQELSYFQACLKEAMRVRPAVGLNITRVVPPEGAELDGHFFPGGTQVAVNGWVLHRDKRIFGLDADEFRPERWLVDVEEAKRMERYMFQFGGGSHVCIGRNLALLEINKAVPRLFRDFKFELTHPGRELRANATFFVVQEGLEVFVEERETA from the exons ATGGAGTCTCGTCTTGGGCCGTTGGATCCGAGCGACCACAACTCTACCTACACTGGAGCGGCCGGCCTCTTCATCCGGCAATACTGGCTGATACTCGGACCTCTGTTTCTCCTCCTCAATGCCATCCGGACTCGATACCTGTCGCCCCTCCGCCGGTATCCCGGCCCGTTCCTTGCCTCGACCACCCGCCTCTGGAAGGTCTTGTCCACCGCCTCCCGGAAAACGCACCTTCATCACATCGCCCTGCACCGCAAGTATGGCCCCGTCGTGCGCATCGCACCCAACGAGGTGTCCATCGCCTCGCCCGAAGCGGCGAGAACCGTGCTGAGCGCCGGCAAGCGCTTCTACAAGACGGCGTTCTACGCCGTGttcccgccgcccgagaaCCCGGACATCTTCACcgaagtcgacgaggaagcgcACGcccggaagaagaaggtcgcCAACGTCCCCTACAGCATGGCGGCCATGCAGCAGCTCGGCCCCTTCATCGACGACACCATCGATCTCCTGGCGGCGAAGCTGGCCGGGTTCGCAACAAAACGCGTCGAGTGCAAGGCCCGCGGCTcggtcgacctcggcgcctgGCTGCACTACTTCGCcttcgacgtcctcggcgaggtcgcctTCTCGCGGAGCTTCGGGTTCTtggccgagggcaaggacgTGGAGGACGCCATCGCGACCATCGACCGCTCGCAGGCCTacaacggcatcgtcggACAGGTCCCCTGGGTCGACCGCCTACTGCGACGGAACCCGCTCTGGAAGCTCGTGCCGACCCTCGATACGAAGAATGCGCCCATCACCCGGATCGCGCTGAGCGAGCTGGAACGCCGGAGACCCTTTGACAAGGAGAGCGAGGGGAAGCTGCGGAACGACGACGGGAGACAGGACCTGTTGGCAAGTCTGATCAAGGGGCACTTGAAGACGCCCGAGAAGTTCTCCGAGGGTGACGTGTTTGCGGTTGCTCACGGGGCCAT ATTCGCCGGCTCCGATTCCACGGCCTCGACTATGCAGTCCTTGTTCTGGCACGTCTTGTCATCGCCGCAAGTCCACGCGAAGCTCGTCCAAGAGATCTCGGGCGCCGTCATGTCCGGCGCGCTCCCTCCTGCCGGCAACATCTCCTGGAAGGAGGCCCAGGAGCTGTCATACTTCCAGGCCTGTCTGAAGGAGGCCATGCGCGTGCGGCCGGCCGTAGGTCTCAACATCACCCGCGTGGTCCcgcccgagggcgccgagtTGGACGGGCACTTCTTCCCGGGCGGGACCCAGGTGGCGGTCAACGGCTGGGTCTTGCACCGAGACAAGCGGATCTTTGGCCTGGACGCGGACGAGTTCCGGCCGGAAAGATGGCTGGTGGACGTCGAAGAAGCGAAGCGGATGGAGCGCTACATGTTCCAG TTTGGCGGCGGAAGCCACGTGTGCATAGGTCGTAACCTGGCTCTGCTGGAGATCAACAAGGCCGTACCGCGCCTCTTTAGAGATTTCAAATTCGAGCTCACTCATCCTGGACGAGAGTTGAGGGCAAACGCTACTTTCTTCGTTGTCCAAGAAGGGCTAGAAGTGTTTGTggaggaaagagagacagcGTAG
- a CDS encoding uncharacterized protein (Putative zn(2)Cys(6) fungal-type DNA-binding domain, transcription factor domain, fungi) — protein sequence MESAFTSRITRTPTTATSAKPFSPAQAADTPSSGSSQPPTAVNDNGSNNPVVRPETGDLSGSRVRSSSATGTGTGTGRKIERSCHLCHRRKVRCDKKLPCASCIRGGFQCYYPPVGQPVRRVRKTTIADVANRISDLEKSLVAGAVDQHHAAFRTPSAPGSVSDFASNHHHHQQQQQQQHQNPPASTPRSGIAPPPDSHGKFAGDEILVRKGTSTQYFDEVLISRVIEEEHDIQSVLSTPGSEPAPQAAPSPFNPMGILSAPDPKLHLADLLPPKSGAVELWRNYVDNIEVCNKVLHRPTAEVLVYTAIDDPHNAPVEAMAIVFSVFFISVIILEPATVQSLTGEDKTTSLHRFKTGLEQAFAKADFLEHPSVRLLEALAIYLAALRIHNPGRGLWTLNGLAIRAAQSIGLHRDGTKLGLTTFESEIRRRIWWHLLGRDGRAGEDYGIQNSTGFSLHAGVSYPSNLDDGDLYPEMRELPPPRLGWTQLTLVLINIQSGRTWHRLAAMASSWAEKPTPESVRAQIVRELHDYAEGFLQNCKLVIPEQRQTILVARFMIRKLDLVTRQQWLHLEHPEARESFATEENLQEALGILEACMSLASDELLRPYRWNMRSYPPYHMLLYVLWHLCVKPEGPSVEKAWRAVDEHSALIRQVSSGSEPAAKMTILDALRAKALAVRQRLAQQNEGDGEGASDAGADVEAAGNADKEAYPTPRAEDRPDADGQDPALYGIAGAEGMDWSSMMQDFPDWGTLMNEFQVDGLDFPNYLN from the exons ATGGAATCGGCTTTTACATCAAGAATAACAAGaacaccgacgacggcaacgtcaGCCAAGCCGTTCTCGCCCGCGCAAGCAGCCGACACGCCGTCTTCGGGATCGTCGCAACCTCCGACGGCCGTCAACGACAACGGCAGCAACAACCCGGTCGTCCGTCCTGAGACCGGAGACCTGAGCGGGAGCAGGGTCCGAAGCAGCTCCGCtaccggcaccggcaccggcaccgggCGCAAGATCGAGCGCTCGTGTCACCTCTGTCACCGGCGCAAGGTCCGCTGCGACAAGAAGCTACCCTGCGCGTCGTGCATCCGCGGCGGCTTCCAGTGCTACTATCCTCCCGTGGGTCAGCCCGTCCGCCGCGTCCGGAAGACCACTATCGCCGACGTGGCGAACCGGATATCGGACTTGGAAAAGTCTCtggtggccggcgccgtcgaccagcACCATGCCGCCTTCCGCACGCCCTCCGCACCGGGCTCCGTCTCCGATTTCGCCTCcaatcatcatcaccatcagcagcagcagcagcagcagcatcagaaCCCTCCGGCGTCGACCCCGAGATCGGGAATAGCGCCGCCTCCGGATTCCCATGGTAAGTTTGCGGGTGATGAGATCTTGGTGCGCAAGGGGACTTCGACCCAGTACTTCGACGAGGTCTTGATCTCCCGCGTCATAGAAGAG GAACATGACATACAATCGGTCCTAAGCACTCCAGGGAGCGAACCGGCGCCCCAAGCGGCCCCGTCGCCCTTCAATCCGATGGGCATCCTGTCTGCCCCGGATCCCAAACTGCACCTCGCGGACCTGCTCCCTCCCAAGTCCGGCGCCGTGGAACTGTGGAGGAACTACGTCGACAACATCGAGGTCTGCAACAAGGTCCTCCACCGGCCGaccgccgaggtcctcgtctACACTGCCATCGATGATCCCCACAACgcgcccgtcgaggccatggccatcgtTTTCTCCGTTTTCTTCATAtccgtcatcatcctcgaaCCCGCCACGGTCCAGAGCCTGACCGGGGAGGATAAAACGACAAGTCTCCACCGCTTCAAGACGGGGCTTGAGCAGGccttcgccaaggccgacTTCCTCGAGCATCCCTCGGTACGACTCTTGGAGGCGTTGGCCATCTACTTG GCCGCTCTGAGGATACACAACCCCGGCCGGGGCCTGTGGACCTTGAACGGACTGGCAATCCGGGCCGCGCAGTCCATCGGTCTGCACAGGGACGGCACGAAGCTCGGCCTCACGACGTTTGAGTCCGAGATCCGGAGGCGGATATGGTGGCATCTCCTCGGGCGGGACGGCCGAGCGGGCGAGGACTACGGCATCCAGAACTCGACCGGCTTCAGCCTGCACGCCGGCGTGAGCTACCCGTCCAacctggacgacggcgacctgtACCCGGAGATGAGGGagcttccgccgccgaggctggGCTGGACCCAGCTCACCCTAGTCCTCATCAACATCCAGTCCGGCCGGACGTGGCACCGCCTcgcggccatggcctcgtcgtggGCCGAGAAGCCGACGCCCGAGTCCGTCCGCGCGCAAATCGTCCGGGAGCTGCACGACTACGCCGAGGGCTTCCTCCAGAACTGTAAACTGGTGATCCCCGAGCAGCGGCAGACGATTCTCGTCGCGCGCTTCATGATCCGcaagctcgacctcgtcacGCGGCAGCAGTGGCTGCACCTCGAGCACCCGGAGGCGCGCGAGTCGTTCGCAACGGAGGAGAACCTCCAGGAGGCGCTCGGGATCCTCGAGGCTTGCATGAGTCTGGCCTCGGACGAGCTGCTGCGGCCGTACCGGTGGAATATGCGGTCGTATCCGCCGTACCACATGCTGCTCTACGTGCTGTGGCACCTGTGCGTCAAGCCCGAGGGCCCCAGTGTCGAAAAGGCGTGGAGGGCGGTGGACGAACACTCGGCCCTCATCCGGCAGGTCAGCTCGGGCTCCGAGCCGGCGGCCAAAATGACGATACTGGACGCGCTGCGGGCCAAGGCGCTTGCCGTGCGTCAGCGTCTAGCGCAGCAGAACGAAGGAGATGGCGAGGGTGCCagtgacgccggcgccgacgtcgaggcggccggcaaCGCGGACAAGGAGGCGTATCCGACGCCGAGAGCCGAGGACAGGCCAGACGCCGACGGGCAGGACCCTGCTCTGTACGGCATTGCCGGTGCTGAGGGGATGGACTGGAGCAGCATGATGCAGGATTTCCCGGACTGGGGCACGTTGATGAACGAGTTCCAAGTGGACGGTCTGGACTTCCCCAACTACCTGAACTGA